Proteins from a genomic interval of Micromonospora sp. NBC_00389:
- a CDS encoding dienelactone hydrolase family protein, which translates to MDEQRSTVTIPVGDAQLPADLMLPAQPVGVVLFAHGSGSSRHSPRNVAVAETLNGRGLGTVLVDLLTPAEDEVDARTAELRFDIGLLAGRLAGIVDWLAAERPAGEVPIGLFGASTGAAAALVAAASRADRVGAVVSRGGRPDLAGAALAQVRTPTLLLVGGLDEEVIALNEQALVELGEVGELRVVPGATHLFEEPGTLEQVADHAGTWFTTHLSRAVPSPVRRS; encoded by the coding sequence ATGGACGAGCAACGCAGCACGGTGACCATCCCGGTCGGGGACGCCCAGCTCCCCGCCGACCTGATGTTGCCCGCTCAACCGGTCGGCGTGGTGCTCTTCGCGCACGGCAGCGGCAGCTCCCGGCACAGCCCCCGCAACGTGGCGGTGGCCGAGACGCTGAACGGCCGGGGGCTCGGCACGGTGCTCGTGGACCTGCTCACCCCGGCCGAGGACGAGGTGGACGCGCGCACCGCCGAACTGCGGTTCGACATCGGGCTCCTGGCCGGTCGGCTGGCCGGCATCGTCGACTGGTTGGCGGCCGAGCGCCCCGCCGGTGAGGTGCCGATCGGCCTGTTCGGGGCCAGTACGGGTGCCGCCGCCGCCCTTGTCGCGGCGGCGTCGCGCGCCGACCGGGTGGGCGCGGTGGTCTCCCGGGGCGGGCGACCGGACCTGGCCGGCGCCGCTCTGGCCCAGGTACGTACGCCGACGTTGCTGCTGGTCGGTGGCCTGGACGAGGAAGTGATCGCGCTCAACGAGCAGGCGCTGGTCGAGCTGGGGGAGGTCGGCGAGCTGCGGGTGGTCCCCGGGGCAACCCATCTCTTCGAGGAGCCGGGCACCCTCGAGCAGGTCGCCGACCACGCCGGCACCTGGTTCACCACCCACCTCAGCCGCGCTGTTCCCAGCCCGGTACGTCGATCATGA
- a CDS encoding AI-2E family transporter — MAVDEPGAGTGATTDGPGPRQAWVALPWLVRTAVLWSACLVVVVAGLYLLGRIAVLLAPLAIALAATIFLAALLDPVLLRLRQLRLPGSLAALLTVLLLLGILVGVGALVWNLTASQFDQLSQELTQGLDRSRDFVTSTLPVTDAQLDRLVDQARQGLGGSSPDPVAGARTASEVVGSALLALVLLFFLLKDGRSMWHWVLSRMTGPNRPLVTEAGRAGWQTLGAYSRGTMLIAAIDAIGIGLALVVLRVPLALPLALITFLGGFVPIIGAMVAGAVAVLVALAANGPTTALLTLAAVIAVQQIEGNLLEPLVMKRQVRLHPAVILVAVTAGTLIAGIAGAFVSVPITAVLWRIIDTVQRHHSASGAPAPVGVTDPPPTS; from the coding sequence ATGGCGGTAGACGAACCCGGGGCGGGCACCGGGGCGACGACGGACGGCCCCGGGCCGCGCCAGGCGTGGGTGGCCCTGCCCTGGCTGGTCCGGACCGCGGTGCTGTGGAGCGCCTGCCTGGTGGTGGTCGTCGCCGGGCTCTACCTGTTGGGCCGGATCGCCGTACTCCTGGCGCCGCTGGCCATCGCGCTGGCCGCAACCATCTTCCTCGCCGCGCTGCTCGACCCGGTGCTGCTCCGGCTGCGCCAGCTGCGGCTGCCCGGGTCGCTGGCCGCGCTGCTCACCGTGCTGCTGCTTCTCGGCATCCTGGTGGGGGTCGGCGCGCTGGTGTGGAACCTGACCGCCAGCCAGTTCGACCAGCTCAGCCAGGAGCTGACCCAGGGGCTGGACCGAAGCCGGGACTTCGTCACGTCCACCCTGCCGGTCACCGACGCCCAGTTGGACCGACTGGTCGACCAGGCGCGGCAGGGGCTGGGTGGCAGCTCGCCGGACCCGGTGGCCGGTGCCCGGACTGCCAGCGAAGTGGTCGGCTCCGCGCTGCTCGCCCTGGTTCTGCTCTTCTTCCTGCTCAAGGACGGCCGGTCCATGTGGCACTGGGTCCTGTCCCGGATGACCGGCCCGAACCGGCCCCTGGTGACCGAGGCCGGCCGGGCCGGCTGGCAGACGTTGGGCGCGTACAGCCGGGGCACGATGCTGATCGCCGCGATCGACGCGATCGGCATCGGCCTGGCCCTGGTGGTGCTCCGGGTGCCGCTCGCCCTGCCGCTGGCGCTGATCACCTTCCTCGGGGGCTTCGTGCCGATCATCGGGGCGATGGTGGCCGGCGCGGTGGCGGTGCTGGTGGCGCTGGCCGCCAACGGGCCGACCACCGCGCTGCTCACCCTCGCCGCGGTGATCGCCGTGCAGCAGATCGAGGGCAACCTGCTGGAGCCGCTGGTCATGAAGCGGCAGGTCCGGCTGCACCCGGCGGTCATCCTGGTGGCGGTCACCGCCGGCACCCTCATCGCTGGCATCGCCGGCGCTTTCGTCAGCGTTCCGATCACCGCCGTCCTCTGGCGCATCATCGACACCGTGCAACGCCACCACTCCGCCTCGGGCGCCCCCGCTCCGGTGGGGGTGACCGATCCCCCGCCGACCTCATGA
- a CDS encoding FUSC family protein — MADDRPPADRDRSRLGEAAELGGQAVEQVRRRGGQAGRVRARQWEITLVIAIQAGLAAALAALIAQHLLGPGAHVFAPAAAVGTIATAIGQRARRTFELLAGVGIGIVIGDALRFLLGSGPWQTGAVVALAIASALLVAGRGGALVGQAGGTAVLIATLAPMGRGLELPRIFDALVGGVVGLLVVALLLPVNPMRVLDRAVAPIVTVLREQLAELAQTLRERDAERAVQILERLRATEGDLGRLHESLSGAEEVVTIAPARWHRRQQYRRYANGAEHLERVTLDVRALARWTATALQYGEPIPDELPNAVARLGEAVAEMHSEHRSGKDPERTRQLVRECAELAGRSTAIGVHSFGDALVTGLRTACSDLLRATGCDPDDANRMVRRAAGAGEAEVHPPPRRQIHRAPPNRAARVRRRTRLSARTRNDDRAGVPDRGRPAR; from the coding sequence ATGGCCGATGACCGCCCACCAGCCGACCGCGACCGGTCGCGGCTCGGTGAGGCCGCCGAGCTGGGCGGCCAGGCAGTCGAACAGGTGCGGCGCCGGGGCGGGCAGGCCGGCCGGGTTCGGGCCCGGCAGTGGGAGATCACCCTGGTGATCGCGATCCAGGCCGGGCTGGCCGCGGCGCTGGCCGCCCTGATCGCCCAGCACCTGCTCGGCCCCGGAGCGCACGTCTTCGCGCCGGCCGCCGCCGTCGGTACGATCGCCACCGCCATCGGGCAGCGGGCCCGGCGCACCTTCGAGCTGCTGGCCGGGGTGGGCATCGGCATCGTCATCGGTGACGCGCTGCGCTTCCTGCTCGGCTCGGGGCCGTGGCAGACCGGTGCGGTGGTCGCTCTCGCCATCGCCAGCGCGCTGCTGGTGGCTGGACGGGGTGGTGCGCTGGTCGGTCAGGCCGGTGGTACCGCCGTGCTGATCGCCACGCTGGCCCCGATGGGACGCGGCCTGGAGCTGCCCCGGATCTTCGACGCACTGGTCGGTGGGGTGGTCGGCCTGCTGGTCGTCGCTCTGCTGTTGCCGGTCAATCCGATGCGCGTGCTGGATCGGGCCGTGGCGCCGATCGTCACGGTCCTTCGCGAGCAGCTCGCCGAACTGGCACAGACGCTGCGGGAGCGCGACGCCGAACGGGCGGTGCAGATTCTGGAGCGGCTGCGCGCCACCGAGGGTGACCTGGGTCGGCTGCACGAGTCGCTCAGCGGGGCGGAGGAGGTGGTGACGATCGCGCCGGCCCGCTGGCACCGGCGTCAGCAGTACCGCCGGTACGCCAACGGCGCGGAGCACCTGGAGCGGGTGACGCTGGACGTCCGAGCGCTGGCTCGCTGGACGGCGACCGCTCTCCAGTACGGTGAGCCGATTCCGGACGAGTTGCCGAATGCGGTGGCCCGGCTAGGCGAGGCGGTGGCTGAGATGCACTCCGAGCACCGGAGCGGCAAGGATCCCGAGCGGACCCGCCAACTGGTGCGGGAATGCGCCGAACTGGCCGGTCGGTCCACTGCTATCGGGGTGCACTCGTTCGGCGACGCGCTGGTGACCGGCCTGCGTACCGCGTGCAGCGACCTGCTCCGGGCCACCGGTTGTGACCCGGACGACGCCAATCGGATGGTGCGCCGAGCGGCCGGCGCCGGTGAGGCGGAAGTCCATCCGCCGCCCCGTCGGCAGATCCACCGGGCCCCGCCGAACCGCGCCGCCCGGGTCCGCCGGCGGACGCGGCTCAGCGCCCGGACCCGGAACGACGACCGGGCCGGCGTCCCCGACAGGGGGAGACCGGCCCGGTGA
- a CDS encoding C39 family peptidase: MNPIIQKSTLSVAGLLVAGGCALGPALAAQAAPVQGTPTPSSQTDRGSQPGRSAERILGIDYQAQPNFYYCGPAATRIALSAQGKALSQDEVAKLLGTTEAGTPSALDTTRVLNELTGGKYRTTEIRDSVARPEQVEQLRRDVLAALDAGRPVVANIKGTAVDTDGNPHSYEGGHYLTLVGYRDGGDTIRIADPANPALGEYWMSLPKVANWIAERGYSS; the protein is encoded by the coding sequence ATGAACCCGATCATCCAGAAGAGCACGCTGTCCGTCGCCGGCCTGCTGGTCGCCGGCGGTTGCGCCCTCGGTCCCGCACTGGCCGCGCAGGCCGCCCCGGTGCAGGGCACCCCGACCCCGTCGAGCCAGACCGACCGGGGCAGCCAGCCCGGCCGCTCCGCCGAGCGGATCCTCGGCATCGACTACCAGGCCCAGCCGAACTTCTACTACTGCGGCCCGGCAGCGACCCGGATCGCGCTGTCCGCCCAGGGCAAGGCTCTGTCCCAGGACGAGGTGGCCAAGCTGCTCGGCACCACCGAGGCGGGCACTCCCTCGGCCCTGGACACCACCCGCGTGCTGAACGAGCTGACCGGCGGCAAGTACCGGACCACCGAGATCCGTGACTCGGTGGCCCGCCCCGAACAGGTCGAGCAGCTACGCCGGGACGTGCTGGCCGCGCTGGACGCCGGCCGACCGGTGGTGGCCAACATCAAGGGCACGGCCGTGGACACCGACGGCAACCCGCACTCGTACGAGGGCGGCCACTACCTGACCCTGGTCGGCTACCGCGACGGGGGCGACACCATCCGGATCGCCGACCCGGCCAACCCGGCGCTGGGCGAGTACTGGATGAGCCTGCCGAAGGTCGCCAACTGGATCGCCGAGCGCGGCTACTCCTCCTGA
- a CDS encoding pyridoxamine 5'-phosphate oxidase family protein: MAGDHQLDVRDDRVAAFCAERHLATLTTLRADGTPHVVPVGVTLDPAAGLARVITSGTSRKARQVAAAGAAGTPVAVCHVDGRRWLTIEGRAVLRSDPAAVAEAERRYAERYRPPRPNPERVVIEITVTGLLGSL; this comes from the coding sequence ATGGCGGGCGATCACCAGTTGGACGTACGCGACGACCGCGTTGCCGCCTTCTGCGCGGAACGGCACCTCGCGACGCTGACCACGCTGCGCGCCGACGGCACCCCGCACGTGGTGCCGGTCGGGGTCACCCTCGACCCGGCAGCCGGGCTGGCCCGGGTGATCACCTCCGGCACCTCCCGCAAGGCCCGCCAGGTAGCCGCCGCCGGCGCGGCAGGCACCCCGGTGGCCGTCTGTCACGTGGATGGCCGCCGCTGGCTGACCATTGAGGGCCGGGCGGTGCTCCGGTCGGATCCGGCCGCCGTCGCGGAGGCGGAGCGCCGCTACGCCGAGCGGTACCGACCCCCGCGCCCGAATCCGGAGCGCGTGGTCATCGAGATCACCGTGACCGGCCTCCTGGGCAGCCTCTGA
- a CDS encoding YkvA family protein, whose amino-acid sequence MSRQAWVLVVIAGILAVATLAGAVVLAVRVVRTRRLLSGLGAGGKVAFYGALIYTIFPVDLLPDPIYLDDMGVLAGALIYLTRLVHQRRAADRRLPGQPDAPPDPDRVRRRVP is encoded by the coding sequence ATGTCTCGACAGGCGTGGGTCCTCGTGGTGATCGCCGGCATCCTGGCCGTCGCCACACTGGCCGGTGCGGTGGTGCTGGCGGTGCGGGTGGTACGGACCCGGCGTCTGCTGAGCGGTCTCGGCGCGGGCGGCAAGGTCGCCTTCTACGGGGCGCTGATCTACACGATCTTCCCGGTCGACCTGCTCCCGGACCCGATCTACCTGGACGACATGGGCGTCCTGGCCGGCGCGCTGATCTACCTGACCCGCCTGGTGCACCAGCGCCGGGCGGCCGATCGCCGGCTGCCCGGGCAGCCGGACGCGCCGCCGGATCCGGACCGGGTACGCCGCCGCGTGCCATGA
- a CDS encoding WXG100 family type VII secretion target, which yields MSEYTQRYQGNSHQQLYDAVMAGKPEQIEGVAAQWSALKGILDGLGRELSGDLEKLGNTWTGSAGLEFQRRLMMIVAHTEALGEGMAGVQQGLTMMAGQLRTAHKQAESPEETDDNDQTISGALRGGATFGLPGAVVGGILGHQQDKAEQEKAHQRMVNVVAGLAAGYDLSAYDRVVDPPPPDPETPKTVRDDPTTPRSVPGTDTPSAAPLATKHTAHTGDATITTPDRVGQPQVVGVGPGTGQDGVGTGGAPAVVTGPGSDSATEGGTSLAGAEPVLGGAPPGGGTAGLSGPTTVTASAGAGSGLLFGGHGGAPAGGVLRTAALAGSSSTPTASVRPAAGPAAPDNRPATGVGRSIDGRRGETAGRAAAGSGAKRPGVLGGHGRPEDDESDDRLTWLTEDEMVWGDHGDAPPPVLGTSG from the coding sequence GTGTCTGAGTACACCCAGCGCTACCAGGGCAACAGCCACCAGCAGCTGTACGACGCCGTGATGGCCGGCAAGCCCGAGCAGATCGAGGGTGTGGCCGCCCAGTGGTCCGCCCTCAAGGGCATCCTGGACGGTCTCGGCCGGGAGCTGAGCGGCGACCTCGAAAAGCTCGGCAACACCTGGACGGGCTCGGCAGGTCTCGAGTTCCAGCGGCGGCTGATGATGATCGTCGCCCACACCGAGGCGCTGGGCGAGGGGATGGCCGGCGTCCAGCAGGGGCTGACCATGATGGCCGGCCAGCTGCGCACCGCGCACAAGCAGGCGGAGAGCCCGGAAGAGACCGACGACAACGACCAGACGATCTCCGGCGCCCTCCGGGGCGGCGCCACGTTCGGCCTGCCCGGCGCGGTGGTCGGGGGCATTCTGGGTCACCAGCAGGACAAGGCAGAGCAGGAGAAGGCCCATCAGCGGATGGTGAACGTGGTGGCCGGGCTGGCAGCCGGCTACGACCTCTCCGCCTATGACCGGGTGGTCGACCCGCCGCCTCCCGACCCCGAGACGCCGAAGACGGTCCGCGATGACCCGACGACGCCACGCAGCGTTCCGGGCACCGACACGCCGAGCGCCGCGCCCCTCGCCACCAAGCACACGGCACACACCGGCGACGCGACCATCACGACGCCCGACCGTGTGGGCCAGCCACAGGTCGTCGGCGTCGGGCCAGGCACTGGCCAGGACGGCGTGGGCACCGGCGGCGCGCCGGCAGTCGTCACCGGTCCGGGCAGCGACTCCGCCACCGAAGGCGGCACCTCCCTGGCCGGCGCGGAGCCGGTGCTCGGCGGAGCGCCGCCCGGCGGCGGGACCGCCGGCCTGTCCGGGCCGACCACCGTGACCGCCAGCGCCGGCGCTGGGTCAGGCCTGCTCTTCGGAGGGCACGGCGGGGCTCCGGCCGGCGGGGTGCTTCGCACCGCTGCCCTCGCCGGTTCGAGCAGCACGCCCACCGCCTCGGTCCGGCCGGCCGCTGGCCCGGCTGCACCCGACAACCGCCCCGCCACCGGGGTGGGTCGCAGCATTGACGGGCGGCGCGGCGAGACTGCCGGCCGAGCGGCGGCCGGCAGCGGCGCGAAACGCCCCGGGGTGCTTGGCGGGCACGGCCGGCCGGAGGACGACGAGTCCGACGACCGGCTGACCTGGCTGACCGAGGACGAGATGGTGTGGGGAGACCACGGGGACGCTCCGCCGCCGGTACTCGGCACCTCCGGCTGA
- the eccB gene encoding type VII secretion protein EccB, which produces MRTRRDQVQAYRFVTRRIVSALLSGDPETTNLPMRRLGMAIFGSVIAAAVVLGGVGAYGQLTGNTAPLEENTLVIERESGATYVFVEGKLLPTLNYTSARLILDTADPTVRTMSQASLRDRPRGRTVGIVGAPDALPDRKSLTGLPWSVCDVPDPADPRRSSTRVVIDRALPGGTPLGDRAALVTVDGQRYLLTGGARLQVLGGDQAIAALKMTGTTPLPVGQQLLNAVPAGPPLRKPSLPGEGERSGLAVADRQANIGQVFKAAGQHYVLTREGLVSITEITALLMIGGGGQITDITPDQAGRLLTQQRVDEEGLPLTLPTLYAARSGQTVLCATYRAGSGGGPPTTTVEVFDRAPAELTASASGPVPVRQAARDSVRTAEAVLLPGGKGVLAQAAPGAGTSGSVAAGSTIYLISPQGVRYPLGSAETPAVLGYSGVTPLAVPGSLLSLIPTGPNLNRADASAFFSPGGPSSAAPAPEPTPPASPSGTPANGGAGGGVPAASTGADD; this is translated from the coding sequence ATGCGGACCCGCCGCGATCAGGTGCAGGCGTACCGCTTCGTCACCCGCCGGATCGTCTCGGCGTTGCTGTCGGGCGATCCGGAGACCACCAACCTGCCGATGCGACGGCTCGGCATGGCGATCTTCGGCAGTGTCATCGCCGCCGCCGTGGTGCTCGGCGGGGTCGGCGCGTACGGCCAGTTGACCGGGAACACCGCGCCACTGGAAGAGAACACGCTGGTCATCGAGCGGGAGAGCGGCGCGACGTACGTGTTCGTGGAGGGGAAGCTGCTCCCGACGCTGAACTACACGTCCGCCCGGCTGATCCTGGACACGGCGGATCCGACGGTGCGGACGATGTCCCAGGCGTCGCTGCGGGACCGGCCGCGCGGCCGCACCGTCGGCATCGTCGGCGCGCCGGACGCGTTGCCGGACCGCAAGTCGCTGACCGGTCTGCCCTGGTCTGTCTGCGACGTGCCCGACCCGGCCGACCCGCGCCGCTCCAGCACCCGGGTGGTGATCGACCGTGCGCTGCCCGGCGGCACGCCGCTGGGTGACCGCGCGGCACTGGTCACCGTGGACGGTCAGCGGTACCTGCTCACCGGCGGCGCCCGGCTCCAGGTGCTCGGCGGCGACCAGGCGATCGCGGCGCTGAAGATGACCGGCACGACACCGCTGCCGGTCGGGCAGCAACTGCTCAATGCCGTACCGGCCGGGCCCCCGCTGCGTAAGCCGTCGCTGCCTGGCGAGGGCGAGCGCAGCGGCCTTGCCGTGGCCGATCGACAGGCCAACATCGGTCAGGTGTTCAAGGCGGCCGGCCAGCACTACGTGCTGACTCGGGAAGGTCTCGTCTCAATTACTGAGATCACCGCGCTCTTGATGATCGGCGGCGGCGGTCAGATCACCGACATCACCCCGGATCAGGCCGGCCGGCTACTGACCCAGCAGCGGGTGGACGAGGAGGGCCTGCCCCTGACGCTGCCCACGCTGTACGCGGCCCGGTCCGGGCAGACCGTGCTCTGCGCCACGTACCGGGCGGGCAGTGGGGGCGGCCCGCCGACCACCACCGTCGAGGTCTTCGACCGTGCTCCGGCGGAGCTGACCGCGAGCGCGTCAGGCCCGGTGCCGGTCCGCCAGGCTGCCCGGGACTCGGTGCGCACGGCCGAGGCGGTGCTGCTGCCCGGCGGCAAGGGCGTGCTCGCCCAGGCCGCGCCCGGCGCCGGGACCAGTGGTTCCGTCGCCGCCGGGTCGACGATCTACCTGATCAGCCCGCAGGGCGTCCGGTACCCGCTCGGGTCGGCTGAGACGCCGGCCGTCCTCGGCTACAGCGGGGTCACCCCGCTGGCGGTGCCCGGCTCGCTGCTCTCGTTGATCCCGACCGGGCCGAACCTCAACCGGGCGGACGCGTCGGCCTTCTTTTCGCCCGGTGGTCCGTCGTCGGCCGCGCCAGCACCGGAGCCGACGCCGCCCGCCTCGCCCAGCGGCACGCCGGCGAACGGTGGGGCGGGTGGCGGGGTGCCCGCGGCATCGACTGGAGCCGACGACTGA
- a CDS encoding type VII secretion protein EccE translates to MTQVQARPARVAKNPSGVPARATPPADRPGRGRVGPVLVGQLVVLEVCAVAVWAAGAGPSWLLVAVGTVAALVVLAVFARRGGRWWFEDLLLRRRLRRRRERAAATLADGTAADPRLAALAPELTVIELTDRGTRLGIGQDAQGWFAAVALQPASGTTVGSMDASAVDRALRVLTEFAAPVSRAQVVAHTLVWYPAPGAPPAAHRTVWVALRLTVRDARVETVSRGGGLPGVHRTLAAGIGRLGKALTAAGLAHRPLGRDELRAAVVSAAGLDLVPEPPAETWQGLRGGGWTHRCLALRGRSDAPLGPLVEAITATSAPSHTVAAAVSPDGRVAAPLVRVAAMDNHVEALVKVVQDVAQRAGTSPRPVDGQHAPGVYASAPVASALGGFSGPQPR, encoded by the coding sequence ATGACGCAGGTTCAGGCGCGACCCGCCCGAGTGGCCAAGAACCCGTCCGGCGTCCCGGCGCGGGCGACCCCGCCGGCCGATCGCCCCGGCCGGGGACGGGTCGGCCCGGTGCTGGTCGGGCAGCTCGTCGTGCTGGAGGTCTGCGCGGTCGCCGTCTGGGCCGCGGGGGCCGGGCCCAGCTGGTTGCTCGTCGCGGTGGGCACGGTGGCGGCGCTGGTCGTCCTGGCCGTGTTCGCCCGTCGGGGTGGCCGCTGGTGGTTCGAGGACCTGCTGCTGCGGCGGCGGCTGCGGCGTCGCCGCGAGCGTGCCGCGGCGACGCTGGCCGACGGTACGGCGGCGGACCCCCGGCTGGCCGCGCTCGCCCCCGAGCTGACCGTCATCGAGCTGACCGACCGGGGCACCCGGCTCGGCATCGGGCAGGACGCCCAGGGCTGGTTCGCCGCGGTCGCGCTGCAACCCGCCTCCGGCACGACGGTCGGCTCGATGGACGCGTCTGCGGTGGACCGGGCGCTGCGGGTGCTCACGGAATTCGCCGCGCCGGTGTCCCGGGCTCAGGTCGTCGCGCACACCCTGGTCTGGTACCCGGCGCCCGGTGCGCCGCCGGCAGCGCACCGGACCGTCTGGGTGGCGCTGCGGCTCACCGTCCGCGACGCTCGGGTGGAGACGGTGAGCCGGGGCGGCGGGCTGCCCGGCGTACACCGGACGTTGGCTGCCGGAATTGGCAGATTGGGCAAAGCACTGACCGCCGCCGGGCTGGCCCACCGACCGCTGGGCCGCGACGAGCTGCGCGCGGCCGTGGTCTCGGCCGCCGGGCTGGACCTGGTGCCGGAGCCGCCAGCGGAGACCTGGCAGGGGCTGCGCGGCGGCGGCTGGACGCACCGCTGTCTGGCCCTGCGGGGCCGATCGGACGCACCGCTCGGCCCGTTGGTGGAAGCGATCACCGCGACCTCCGCGCCTTCGCACACGGTGGCCGCGGCGGTGTCGCCGGACGGGCGGGTGGCCGCGCCGCTGGTGCGCGTCGCGGCGATGGACAACCACGTCGAGGCGCTGGTCAAGGTCGTCCAGGACGTCGCGCAGCGGGCCGGCACGTCACCCCGGCCGGTGGACGGGCAGCACGCCCCCGGCGTGTACGCCAGCGCACCGGTCGCATCGGCGCTGGGCGGCTTCTCCGGCCCACAACCCCGCTGA
- the eccD gene encoding type VII secretion integral membrane protein EccD, whose protein sequence is MATKTATGGLSRITIVAPRTRMDLALPSDVPMADLLPTLLRYAGEDLADDGVRHGGWALSRLGGAPLDGGRTAAQLGVRDGEVLYFNPRSAAAPEIVFDDVVDAVATATNQRPGAWQAGSTRSFAVLFAAAALGAGALAALFAGPPHLPGALAALLVTVALLVVAAVLSRAAGDSRTGAVLAIVGLVHAGTGGLLLLAGDRSLTDLASPHVLLAATAVVVAGAVAALAVGDRYPLFFGAIGVGAATGFGAVLCLIFGIDAPAAAAVIAAVAFGAVPALPMLAYRLARLPVPSIPTGPEDLKTDSESVDGRQVLQLSERADQFLTGLLWTVSLLVLGAQLVLALDGRLSAVLFCLVLALLSLLRARPLLGRAQRTPVLLAGTVGLGLAAAATFAGGSLPVRLGLILGGLLLAAVVSLIYGLTVAGKRISPVWGRLLDIVEILLIISLVPLAVWVCGLYGWIVNLRP, encoded by the coding sequence GTGGCGACGAAGACGGCGACCGGTGGTCTGAGCCGGATCACCATCGTGGCACCCCGTACCCGAATGGACCTGGCCCTACCGTCGGACGTGCCGATGGCGGACCTGCTGCCCACCCTGCTGCGCTACGCCGGGGAGGACCTGGCCGACGACGGCGTGCGGCACGGCGGCTGGGCACTGTCCCGATTGGGCGGCGCCCCCCTGGATGGCGGACGTACCGCCGCGCAGCTCGGCGTGCGCGACGGTGAGGTGTTGTATTTCAACCCCCGGTCCGCCGCCGCGCCGGAGATCGTCTTTGACGACGTGGTGGACGCGGTCGCCACCGCGACCAACCAGCGCCCCGGCGCCTGGCAGGCCGGCTCGACCCGGTCCTTCGCGGTGCTCTTCGCGGCGGCCGCGCTCGGTGCCGGAGCGCTCGCCGCGCTCTTCGCGGGTCCGCCACACCTGCCCGGCGCGCTGGCCGCCCTGCTCGTCACGGTGGCGCTGCTGGTCGTCGCCGCGGTGCTTTCCCGGGCTGCGGGTGACAGCCGGACCGGGGCGGTGCTGGCCATTGTCGGCCTGGTGCACGCCGGCACCGGCGGTCTGCTGCTGCTCGCCGGCGACCGGTCGCTGACCGACCTGGCCAGCCCGCACGTCCTGCTCGCGGCCACCGCCGTGGTGGTCGCCGGGGCGGTGGCCGCGCTGGCCGTCGGCGACCGCTACCCGCTCTTCTTCGGCGCGATCGGGGTGGGTGCGGCGACCGGTTTCGGCGCCGTGCTCTGCCTGATCTTCGGCATCGACGCGCCGGCCGCGGCCGCGGTGATTGCGGCGGTCGCGTTCGGCGCGGTGCCGGCGCTGCCGATGCTGGCCTACCGGCTGGCCCGACTGCCGGTGCCGTCGATCCCGACCGGTCCGGAGGACCTGAAGACCGACAGCGAGTCGGTCGACGGGCGCCAGGTGCTCCAGCTCAGCGAGCGGGCCGACCAGTTCCTCACCGGCCTGCTGTGGACGGTGTCGCTGCTGGTGCTCGGCGCGCAGCTGGTGCTGGCCCTGGACGGTCGGCTGTCGGCGGTGCTGTTCTGCCTGGTGCTGGCCCTGCTCTCGCTGCTGCGGGCCCGTCCGCTCCTGGGCCGCGCCCAACGCACTCCGGTGCTGCTGGCCGGCACCGTCGGGCTGGGCCTGGCCGCCGCGGCCACCTTCGCCGGCGGGTCGCTGCCGGTCCGGCTCGGCCTGATCCTCGGCGGGCTGCTGCTGGCCGCCGTGGTCAGCCTGATCTACGGCCTGACCGTGGCCGGCAAGCGCATCTCCCCGGTCTGGGGCCGGTTGCTCGACATCGTGGAGATCCTGCTGATCATCTCGCTGGTCCCGCTCGCCGTCTGGGTCTGTGGCCTGTACGGCTGGATCGTGAACCTGCGGCCCTGA